In Cryptomeria japonica chromosome 10, Sugi_1.0, whole genome shotgun sequence, a genomic segment contains:
- the LOC131858888 gene encoding uncharacterized protein LOC131858888: MACQTNAFIAVPGICCSPFKTGGYGTVKELLEMMTWSQLGNQDKPLTTNPMVFNAGPRRWQVVFMEAFQIKTFRTRQRTIQFHLVTDILFCDCPFLSNVCVHADVSFHLICSIFFFVFCFVLFSCYIFVLEEETEHRGRGRAFKGKIFFQVERKLYLVYGGGSVGVMGLISQVNGLDFSSCIFVDAVASMHEREAEMAHQTDPFIALPGGYGTMEELLEMITWSQLGIQDKPTKRQSRGRGRAMRGKIFFQVWLNSSLTS; the protein is encoded by the exons ATGGCTTGTCAAACAAATGCCTTCATTGCCGTACCTGGTATTTGTTG TTCGCCCTTTAAGACAGGCGGTTATGGCACAGTGAAGGAGCTACTAGAGATGATGACATGGTCACAACTTGGAAATCAGGATAAGCCG TTAACTACAAATCCCATGGTCTTTAATGCTGGTCCTAGGAGATGGCAAGTTGT GTTTATGGAAGCATTTCAAATTAAGACATTCAGGACCCGCCAACGGACAATTCAGTTTCATTTGGTTACAGACATTCTTTTTTGTGATTGTCCCTTTCTGTCAAATGTTTG CGTGCATGCTGATGTTTCTTTCCAtcttatttgttcaatatttttttttgttttttgttttgttttgttttcatgttaCATTTTTGTTTTAGAGGAAGAGACAGAGCACAGAGGAAGAGGCAGAGCTTTCAAGGGCAAAATCTTCTTCCAG GTAGAGAGAAAACTTTACTTGGTGTATGGTGGAGGAAGTGTTGGAGTAATGGGCTTGATTTCTCAAGTTAATGGGCTTGATTTCTCAAGTTGT ATATTTGTAGATGCAGTTGCATCCATGCATGAAAGGGAGGCTGAAATGGCTCATCAAACAGATCCGTTCATTGCCCTACCTG GTGGTTATGGCACAATGGAGGAGCTACTGGAGATGATCACATGGTCGCAACTTGGAATTCAGGATAAGCCG ACGAAGAGACAGAgcagaggaagaggcagagcaaTGAGGGGCAAAATCTTCTTCCAG GTGTGGTTGAACAGTTCACTTACCTCATAG